A window from bacterium encodes these proteins:
- a CDS encoding SDR family oxidoreductase, with amino-acid sequence MKVLVTGGAGFIGSHIVDALLASGHEVTVIDNLVTGRKENLNPRAKFYQVDIRDQEIAAIFRREQFEAIYHQAAQMDVRKSVADPRYDAEVNILGTLNLLQQAQQTGVQKFIFASTGGAIYGEQMRFPADEEHPTWPASPYGITKLTCEKYIAFFGQSYGISYVLLRYANVYGPRQSPHGEAGVVAIFTARMLSGEQPVINGDGRQTRDYVYVGDVVAANLAALHYSANDYFNIGTGHETDVNVLFRILNQATGNRCDERHGPAKAGEQMRSVLEYGKARRLLGWQPQVKLEQGLEQTVAWFQSKR; translated from the coding sequence ATGAAAGTGTTGGTCACCGGCGGAGCCGGTTTCATTGGTTCGCACATTGTTGACGCCTTGCTGGCCAGCGGCCACGAGGTCACGGTCATTGACAATCTCGTTACCGGGCGCAAGGAAAACCTCAATCCGCGGGCAAAGTTCTATCAGGTCGATATCCGTGACCAGGAAATCGCCGCCATTTTCCGGCGCGAACAATTCGAAGCGATCTATCATCAGGCGGCGCAGATGGATGTGCGCAAGTCGGTGGCGGATCCGCGCTATGATGCCGAAGTCAACATCCTCGGCACGCTCAATCTGCTGCAGCAGGCGCAGCAAACCGGCGTGCAGAAGTTCATTTTCGCCTCCACCGGCGGCGCGATCTACGGCGAGCAGATGCGCTTCCCGGCGGACGAGGAGCATCCCACCTGGCCGGCTTCGCCCTACGGCATCACCAAGCTGACCTGCGAGAAATACATCGCCTTTTTCGGCCAGAGTTACGGCATCTCCTACGTGTTGCTGCGCTACGCCAATGTCTACGGCCCGCGGCAAAGCCCGCACGGCGAGGCCGGGGTGGTCGCGATCTTCACCGCGCGCATGTTGAGCGGCGAGCAGCCGGTGATCAACGGTGACGGCCGGCAAACGCGCGACTATGTTTACGTCGGCGACGTGGTGGCCGCCAATCTGGCCGCGCTCCACTATTCCGCCAATGACTATTTCAACATCGGCACCGGCCACGAGACCGACGTCAATGTACTGTTTCGGATACTCAACCAGGCGACCGGCAACCGCTGCGACGAGCGGCACGGCCCGGCCAAGGCCGGCGAGCAGATGCGCAGCGTGCTGGAGTACGGGAAGGCCCGCCGGTTGCTGGGCTGGCAGCCCCAGGTGAAGCTGGAGCAGGGCCTCGAGCAAACAGTGGCCTGGTTTCAAAGCAAACGCTGA
- the purD gene encoding phosphoribosylamine--glycine ligase — protein MRLLVIGGGGREHALVWKLARSPQAEKIFCAPGNPGIAQLAECVDMSSSNVPALLHFARAAAIDLTIVGPEAPLVAGIVDNFEAAGLAIVGPSRAAAMIEGSKAFAKAFMRRHGIPTADFEICDRFAEARDHLNQSALPIVIKADGLAAGKGAVVAHTRAEALAAAEAMLERSLFGEAGSRIVIEKFMPGEEVSVLCLSDGARIITLPAAQDHKAIFDEDRGPNTGGMGAYAPAPVMTPALLAQVEAQILRPAVAGLAQEGRAYRGVLYAGLMITPEGPKVVEFNCRLGDPEAQVILPLLEFDLVDLLWQIPRGALPETVAAANGWALAVVMASAGYPGEYQTGKVISELAPIEGEQVLVFHSGTAQDAAGRLITGGGRVLAVTGLGQTFDQARRRAYAAVGKISFEGAHYRTDIGAKALQHLPSA, from the coding sequence TTGCGTTTGCTCGTCATCGGCGGCGGCGGCCGCGAGCACGCGCTGGTTTGGAAGCTGGCGCGCAGCCCGCAGGCGGAGAAAATCTTTTGTGCGCCCGGCAATCCCGGCATTGCGCAACTGGCTGAATGTGTCGATATGTCTTCCTCTAACGTGCCGGCGTTGCTCCATTTTGCCCGCGCCGCGGCGATCGACCTCACCATCGTCGGGCCGGAAGCGCCGCTGGTGGCCGGCATCGTTGACAATTTCGAAGCCGCCGGCTTGGCGATCGTTGGTCCCTCGCGCGCTGCTGCCATGATCGAAGGCAGCAAGGCTTTTGCAAAAGCCTTCATGCGCCGGCATGGCATCCCCACCGCGGATTTTGAAATCTGCGATCGCTTTGCCGAGGCGCGCGACCATCTCAACCAAAGCGCTTTGCCGATCGTAATCAAAGCCGATGGCCTGGCCGCCGGCAAGGGCGCAGTGGTCGCGCACACTCGCGCCGAAGCGCTGGCGGCCGCTGAGGCCATGCTGGAACGCAGCCTTTTTGGTGAGGCCGGCAGCCGCATCGTCATCGAGAAGTTTATGCCGGGTGAGGAAGTGTCGGTGTTGTGCCTCAGCGACGGCGCCCGGATCATCACGTTGCCGGCGGCGCAGGATCACAAAGCGATCTTCGATGAGGATCGCGGCCCCAATACCGGCGGCATGGGCGCTTATGCGCCCGCGCCGGTTATGACGCCCGCGCTGCTCGCGCAGGTGGAAGCGCAGATTTTGCGGCCGGCGGTTGCCGGTTTGGCGCAGGAAGGCCGCGCCTATCGCGGTGTGCTCTACGCCGGTTTGATGATCACACCCGAGGGCCCCAAGGTGGTCGAATTCAACTGCCGTTTGGGTGATCCGGAGGCGCAGGTGATTTTGCCCTTGCTCGAGTTCGATTTGGTGGACCTGCTTTGGCAAATTCCGCGCGGGGCGCTGCCAGAGACGGTTGCGGCCGCAAACGGTTGGGCGCTGGCCGTGGTGATGGCCTCGGCCGGCTACCCGGGCGAATATCAAACCGGCAAAGTGATCTCAGAGTTGGCGCCGATCGAGGGCGAACAGGTTTTGGTTTTTCATTCCGGCACAGCGCAGGACGCAGCGGGGAGACTCATCACCGGCGGCGGCCGGGTGCTGGCGGTCACCGGTTTGGGCCAAACCTTCGACCAGGCGCGCCGGCGCGCGTATGCGGCCGTTGGCAAGATCTCATTTGAAGGCGCGCATTATCGGACGGATATTGGGGCAAAGGCGCTGCAGCATTTGCCGTCTGCTTGA
- the uvrB gene encoding excinuclease ABC subunit UvrB: MEKFELVSDYQPTGDQPQAIQELTEGVRRGEKHQTLLGVTGSGKTFTLANVIANVNHPVLVISHNKTLAAQLYGEFKSFFPRNAVEYFISYYDYYQPEAYVPSTDTYIEKDTAINDEIDRLRLKATSALLSRRDVLIVASVSCIYGLGDPEDYKAELLMLSRGQRIERNRILERLVDMQYTRNDFDFARGTFRVRGDVIEVIPAYEREAYRIEMYGNEIESFAQINTLTGEILGEVDSVAIFPAKHFVTPRAKVVRAIAAIREELATRLAWFRENNKLLEAQRLEMRTNFDLEMLQEIGTCHGVENYSRHLSGRAAGQRPFTLIDYFPKDFITIIDESHATIPQINGMYHGDRSRKETLVEHGFRLPSALDNRPLKFDEFEAMMHQMIYVSATPADYELQKSRGVIVEQVIRPTGLMDPAVEVRPVANQIDDLIAEIRQRVAQQERVLVTTLTKRMAEDLTDYLAELEIRVRYLHSEIDALDRVEIVRDLRLAEFDVLVGVNLLREGLDLPEVSLVAILDADKEGYLRSERSLIQTGGRAARNVNGKVIMYADTVTGSMRKMIDETNRRREIQRQYNEEHGITPRTIYKSTEEILSSTQVADVRADSKYNRESPSQVSTSAWEKMTPFEREELLDRLEQEMLSAARNLEFERAAELRNEIEQLKTGKKKSAATYPVKKSRRRGRAR, translated from the coding sequence ATGGAAAAATTCGAACTCGTCTCAGACTATCAGCCCACCGGAGATCAGCCCCAAGCCATTCAGGAACTTACGGAAGGCGTGCGGCGCGGAGAAAAGCATCAAACGCTGCTGGGTGTGACCGGCAGTGGTAAAACCTTCACCCTGGCAAATGTAATTGCCAATGTGAATCATCCGGTGCTGGTCATTTCTCACAATAAGACACTTGCCGCCCAGCTCTACGGTGAATTCAAGAGCTTCTTCCCGCGCAATGCGGTGGAGTATTTCATCAGCTACTACGATTATTACCAGCCCGAAGCCTACGTGCCGAGCACAGATACCTACATCGAAAAAGACACGGCCATCAATGACGAGATCGACCGGCTGCGCCTGAAAGCCACCAGCGCGCTGCTCTCCCGCCGCGACGTGTTGATCGTCGCTTCGGTTTCCTGCATCTATGGCTTGGGTGATCCGGAAGATTACAAAGCCGAGCTGCTCATGCTCAGCCGCGGCCAGCGCATCGAGCGCAACCGCATTCTCGAGCGGCTGGTGGATATGCAGTATACGCGCAATGACTTTGACTTTGCCCGTGGCACGTTTCGCGTGCGCGGCGACGTCATCGAAGTTATCCCGGCTTATGAGCGTGAAGCCTATCGCATCGAGATGTACGGCAATGAGATCGAATCCTTCGCGCAGATCAACACCCTCACCGGCGAGATTTTGGGCGAGGTGGACAGCGTGGCGATCTTTCCGGCGAAGCACTTCGTGACCCCGCGCGCTAAGGTGGTGCGCGCGATTGCCGCCATCCGGGAGGAGCTGGCCACGCGCCTGGCCTGGTTTCGCGAGAACAACAAGCTGCTGGAAGCGCAGCGGCTGGAGATGCGCACCAATTTCGATCTCGAGATGCTGCAGGAAATCGGCACCTGCCACGGCGTGGAGAACTATTCCCGCCACCTCTCCGGCCGCGCCGCCGGCCAGCGGCCGTTCACGCTGATCGACTATTTCCCGAAGGATTTCATCACCATCATCGATGAATCCCATGCCACCATTCCGCAGATCAACGGCATGTATCACGGCGACCGCTCGCGCAAGGAAACGCTGGTCGAGCACGGCTTCCGGCTGCCCTCGGCGTTGGACAACCGGCCGCTGAAGTTCGATGAATTCGAAGCCATGATGCATCAGATGATCTACGTTTCGGCCACGCCGGCGGACTATGAGCTGCAGAAGAGCCGGGGCGTGATCGTCGAACAGGTGATTCGCCCGACCGGCTTGATGGATCCCGCAGTCGAAGTGCGGCCGGTGGCGAATCAAATCGACGATCTCATCGCCGAGATTCGGCAGCGGGTGGCGCAGCAGGAGCGCGTGCTGGTGACGACCCTCACCAAACGCATGGCCGAAGACTTGACCGATTACCTCGCCGAGCTGGAGATTCGCGTGCGCTACCTGCATTCGGAGATCGACGCGCTCGATCGCGTCGAGATCGTGCGGGATTTGCGCCTGGCCGAGTTCGACGTGCTGGTGGGCGTAAACCTGTTGCGCGAAGGGTTGGACTTGCCGGAAGTCTCGCTGGTGGCGATTCTCGACGCCGACAAGGAAGGCTATCTGCGCAGCGAGCGCTCCCTGATTCAGACCGGCGGCCGCGCCGCGCGCAACGTCAACGGCAAGGTGATCATGTATGCCGACACCGTCACCGGCTCGATGCGCAAGATGATCGACGAGACCAACCGCCGCCGCGAAATTCAACGCCAATACAACGAAGAACACGGCATCACGCCCAGGACGATTTACAAGAGCACGGAAGAGATTCTCAGCTCGACCCAGGTGGCGGACGTCCGGGCGGACAGCAAATACAACCGCGAATCGCCGTCACAGGTGTCAACTTCCGCCTGGGAGAAAATGACGCCGTTCGAGCGCGAAGAATTGCTCGATCGGTTGGAGCAGGAAATGCTGAGCGCGGCCCGCAACCTCGAGTTCGAGCGCGCCGCCGAGTTGCGCAACGAGATCGAGCAGCTCAAGACCGGAAAAAAGAAGAGTGCGGCGACTTACCCAGTCAAGAAAAGCCGCCGGCGCGGTCGCGCGCGCTGA
- a CDS encoding peptidylprolyl isomerase codes for MGMMQRMRSYTKIFFYGLVAVFVGTIVFDWGMNVTGLRTGEMTIAKVNGETISITEFDRAVNQVLENYKESGAEVTDTQLNSIRNRVLDDLINSRLVRQEINKHQLSATDKEITYYLFDQPPEFIQQMFRTEQGQFDMVRYQAALKNPQLDAAWIGVEQEMRNQLPVQKLQDMLFASIIVTESHIRSEYLARNQKAAVRYAAFSWDKYRTAAVTISPDEIQKYYKEHQDDLKEPEKRKIDYVFFSTNPTRQDSQAVQDSAAAIYQRALAGEDFGKLAELYSEDESNSTKGGDLGFFPRGQMVKPFEEAAFAAKPGEIVGPVTTNFGLHIIKVEERKQENGEEQVRARHILLRYKPSHATKETAESDARFFAEQARETSWSETVASEKVQAQTSTFFVKGGGFVPGLGLNYGASQFIFRSPVGTVSEAFETPQGFTVIRVAEMQAEHTKSLEEAKTQIETALKEERWKQMAHQAAEKFYAELLKAGTSSFEALAQRDTIALQTPEPFTRSGFVTGVGRDQAFIGTAFSLQPMEISKPVKGLRGSYVIQLLSRDEFSEADYNAKKEDIRNQLTGRARQDTFEQWLAALKKDADIKDERERFF; via the coding sequence ATGGGAATGATGCAAAGAATGCGCAGCTACACCAAGATTTTCTTTTATGGCTTGGTGGCTGTATTTGTAGGCACGATCGTTTTTGACTGGGGCATGAATGTCACCGGCCTGAGAACCGGAGAAATGACCATCGCCAAGGTCAACGGCGAAACCATTTCGATCACCGAATTCGACCGCGCCGTCAACCAAGTGCTTGAAAATTACAAAGAGAGTGGCGCGGAAGTCACGGACACCCAGCTCAATTCCATTCGCAATCGCGTGTTGGATGATTTGATCAACAGCCGGCTGGTGCGCCAGGAAATCAACAAACACCAACTGAGCGCGACCGACAAGGAGATCACCTACTACTTGTTCGATCAGCCGCCGGAGTTCATCCAGCAGATGTTTCGCACCGAGCAGGGCCAGTTCGACATGGTGCGCTATCAAGCCGCGCTGAAGAATCCGCAACTGGATGCCGCCTGGATCGGCGTCGAGCAGGAGATGCGCAATCAATTGCCGGTGCAGAAGCTGCAAGACATGCTGTTCGCCTCGATCATCGTCACCGAAAGCCACATCAGAAGCGAGTATCTCGCCCGCAATCAGAAGGCCGCCGTGCGTTATGCGGCGTTTTCGTGGGACAAATACCGCACCGCCGCGGTGACGATCAGCCCCGACGAGATTCAGAAGTACTACAAAGAACACCAGGACGATCTCAAAGAGCCGGAAAAACGCAAGATCGATTACGTCTTCTTCTCGACCAATCCCACCCGGCAAGACTCCCAAGCCGTGCAGGATTCGGCGGCCGCCATCTATCAGCGCGCGCTGGCCGGAGAGGACTTTGGCAAACTGGCGGAACTGTATTCCGAAGATGAATCCAACAGCACCAAAGGCGGCGATTTGGGCTTTTTCCCGCGCGGGCAAATGGTGAAGCCCTTCGAAGAAGCGGCCTTCGCAGCCAAACCGGGCGAGATCGTGGGACCGGTCACCACCAATTTCGGCCTGCACATCATCAAAGTGGAAGAACGCAAGCAGGAGAACGGCGAAGAGCAGGTGCGGGCGCGGCATATCCTGTTGCGCTACAAACCCTCGCACGCCACCAAAGAAACCGCAGAGAGTGACGCCAGATTCTTTGCCGAACAGGCGCGCGAAACCTCCTGGAGCGAAACGGTTGCCAGCGAGAAGGTGCAGGCGCAAACCAGCACTTTCTTCGTCAAAGGCGGCGGTTTTGTGCCCGGTTTGGGTTTGAATTACGGCGCTTCGCAGTTCATTTTCCGCAGTCCCGTCGGCACGGTGAGCGAAGCCTTCGAAACGCCCCAGGGTTTCACCGTGATCCGCGTGGCCGAGATGCAAGCAGAGCACACCAAGTCGCTGGAAGAGGCCAAAACCCAAATCGAAACCGCGTTGAAAGAAGAGCGCTGGAAACAGATGGCGCATCAAGCCGCCGAAAAGTTCTACGCCGAGCTGCTGAAGGCCGGCACCAGCTCCTTTGAAGCGCTGGCCCAGCGCGATACGATTGCCCTGCAAACGCCGGAGCCGTTCACCCGTTCCGGGTTCGTCACCGGCGTGGGTCGCGATCAAGCGTTCATCGGCACGGCGTTTTCGCTGCAGCCCATGGAAATCTCCAAACCGGTGAAGGGACTGCGTGGCTCATATGTCATTCAACTGCTCAGTCGGGATGAATTCAGCGAAGCCGATTACAACGCCAAAAAGGAAGACATCCGCAATCAGCTCACCGGCCGCGCGCGGCAGGACACCTTCGAGCAATGGCTGGCGGCGTTGAAGAAAGACGCTGACATCAAGGACGAACGCGAACGCTTCTTCTAA
- a CDS encoding TerC family protein, with product MHWLTDPQAWISLVTLTALEIVLGIDNIIFISILAGKLPPAQQPRARTVGLGLAMISRIVLLFSLTWVMRLTQPLFTVWRNEISGRDLILIIGGLFLLAKSTHEIHNKLEGEEEHGTARVHAAFLGVLVQIMLLDIVFSLDSVITAIGMANHLAIMVAAVVMAVAFMMFFAGAISDFVHRRPTVKMLALSFLLLIGVALIADGFDQHIPKGYIYFAMAFSVFVEMLNLRLRSRDVQPVKLRGQVSLEKRTGRGKQVKR from the coding sequence ATGCATTGGTTGACCGATCCACAGGCCTGGATTTCGCTGGTGACGCTGACCGCGCTGGAGATCGTGCTCGGCATTGACAACATCATTTTCATTTCGATTTTGGCGGGCAAACTGCCGCCTGCGCAACAGCCGCGGGCGCGCACCGTCGGCCTGGGTCTGGCCATGATCTCGCGCATCGTGCTGCTGTTTTCCCTCACCTGGGTCATGCGTCTGACCCAGCCGCTGTTCACGGTGTGGCGCAACGAAATCTCCGGCCGCGATCTCATTCTGATCATCGGCGGGCTGTTCCTGCTGGCCAAAAGCACCCACGAAATCCACAACAAGCTCGAGGGCGAAGAGGAGCACGGCACCGCGAGGGTGCACGCGGCATTTCTCGGTGTGCTGGTTCAGATCATGCTGCTCGACATCGTTTTCTCGCTCGATTCGGTGATCACCGCCATCGGCATGGCCAATCATCTCGCCATCATGGTGGCGGCGGTGGTGATGGCGGTGGCCTTCATGATGTTTTTCGCGGGCGCCATCAGCGATTTCGTGCACCGCCGGCCCACCGTCAAAATGCTGGCGCTCAGCTTTTTGTTGTTGATCGGGGTGGCGTTGATCGCCGACGGCTTCGATCAACACATTCCCAAGGGCTACATCTATTTTGCCATGGCGTTTTCGGTATTCGTGGAAATGTTGAATCTGCGCCTGCGCAGCCGCGACGTGCAGCCGGTGAAGCTGCGCGGCCAGGTTTCACTGGAGAAAAGAACCGGGCGGGGCAAACAAGTGAAGCGGTGA
- a CDS encoding ATP-binding protein, with amino-acid sequence MRRQAGFTATRSPTGKMTTMDPLVKELQSLRDQFNDFLYYLPEALLEIDIVTPRLTYMNRMAQILFGYTEADFARGLEIPQLFAEQEYDRAVAIITSYIAESRSRQREYLRSGRQDIYEFLMRKKDGTIFPAETQTSFVLDKDGIPVGMRTLVRDVTGRKQAEEARLRAIAAETRAQTAEALNRELQQEIAERKRVEKALREIEERYRLLSANVLPSAAEAFTAGQLAAVTPAAGAASPRLEQKSEPPEAAWQVTWAPAVEGLEALAGGMAHVFNNLLTIILGNANLTLQDLPEESALREPLQQIEGAALRAAELTNQIIAFTGKARMEMQPVKLSELVMQMQPSLAAMLPEAIKLRCEVAADLPLIHAATDQVQQVIASLLANAADAIGAAAGEIRVHTAVCRSEEVAAAGLEPGAYVALEVSDSGRGMTAEAQARMFEPFFSTKFAGRGLGLAAVRGIVRAHRGAIRVVSAPGQGTTVTVLFPTASPPPR; translated from the coding sequence ATGCGCCGCCAAGCCGGCTTCACCGCCACCCGTTCTCCGACTGGCAAGATGACGACTATGGATCCGTTGGTCAAAGAGTTGCAAAGCTTGCGTGATCAGTTCAATGATTTTCTCTACTATCTGCCGGAAGCCCTCCTCGAGATTGATATCGTCACGCCACGACTCACCTACATGAACCGCATGGCCCAGATTCTGTTTGGCTACACCGAAGCCGACTTTGCCAGGGGCCTCGAGATTCCGCAATTGTTTGCCGAGCAGGAATACGACCGCGCGGTGGCGATCATCACCTCCTACATTGCCGAAAGCCGCTCCCGGCAACGCGAATACTTGCGCTCAGGCCGGCAGGACATCTACGAATTCCTGATGCGCAAGAAAGACGGCACCATTTTTCCGGCAGAAACCCAGACCTCGTTCGTGCTCGACAAGGACGGCATTCCCGTGGGCATGCGCACCCTCGTGCGCGACGTGACCGGACGCAAACAGGCGGAGGAGGCGCGGTTGCGGGCGATTGCAGCAGAAACGCGCGCCCAAACGGCAGAAGCACTCAATCGCGAGCTGCAACAGGAGATCGCCGAACGCAAGCGCGTGGAAAAGGCGCTGCGTGAAATCGAAGAACGCTATCGCCTGCTGTCGGCGAATGTCCTGCCCTCCGCGGCGGAGGCGTTCACCGCCGGCCAACTCGCGGCGGTGACACCGGCCGCGGGCGCTGCTTCCCCGCGCCTCGAGCAGAAGAGTGAGCCGCCGGAGGCTGCATGGCAGGTGACCTGGGCGCCGGCCGTCGAAGGCCTGGAGGCCCTCGCCGGTGGCATGGCGCACGTCTTCAACAACCTGCTGACCATTATTTTGGGCAACGCCAATCTGACGCTGCAGGATTTGCCGGAGGAGTCGGCGCTGCGTGAGCCGCTGCAGCAGATCGAAGGCGCGGCCTTGCGCGCCGCCGAGCTGACCAATCAAATCATTGCTTTCACCGGCAAGGCCAGGATGGAAATGCAGCCGGTGAAGCTCTCCGAACTGGTGATGCAGATGCAGCCAAGCCTGGCGGCGATGCTGCCGGAGGCAATCAAACTCCGTTGTGAAGTGGCGGCGGACTTGCCGCTGATTCACGCTGCCACAGACCAGGTGCAGCAGGTCATTGCGAGTCTGTTGGCGAACGCTGCGGATGCCATCGGCGCAGCCGCGGGCGAGATTCGCGTGCACACGGCTGTCTGCCGCAGCGAAGAGGTGGCCGCGGCCGGGCTGGAACCCGGCGCATACGTCGCACTGGAAGTCAGCGACAGCGGACGCGGCATGACCGCCGAGGCGCAGGCGCGCATGTTCGAGCCGTTCTTCAGCACGAAATTCGCCGGCCGGGGACTCGGGCTGGCGGCCGTGCGCGGCATCGTACGCGCGCATCGCGGCGCGATTCGCGTGGTGAGCGCGCCGGGCCAGGGCACAACGGTGACGGTTTTGTTTCCCACCGCTTCCCCTCCTCCGCGATAA
- a CDS encoding T9SS type A sorting domain-containing protein — MSKRAVVVFILSAIFATRLVAQDEIAAKFQPRHHPAADGGLPYRLFVPANYTPTRLYPLVLALHGSGERGSDNFTQVRSYRLATAWADPINQTKYPCLVVAPQCPLNQGWDDHLMTLSSLLDSLQREFSIDANRLYVTGLSMGGFATWDLITLFPKRFAAAIPMSAGGDPARAATIAAVPIWNFHGTRDDAVPVSFSRDMMTALQQAGQEVVYTHCRDRDCTGLPDSTISQHVRSHANLLYTEYGEGGHVIWDESYDYSHLFPWVFQKYRQTPGALQLTNLKHASRRHGLVPVEWQAGNPADSVEIWFSSNAGEDWELIARALPNNGIYLWNTVEVTDCAFGVLKIFLQNDRGFIYSQDRSGYLTIDNQGNGAPFVRIRNDEFRSGEVFDQERFTLALLLGDAEDNPLTVNLFYSTDGGQVFSQFDTFTARMDTLSQSRAIDLTSLPNSPQAVIRVAAGDGQTTAFAQTFPFAKLTPRVGGPVATHVTGNSGARVTVQVVAPEQLTGHLYRVTFDTLAGRKFYHVVDRDRQVTVVEKAGELDGASEGPLFDGVRLVIKDYPRAEVDLEGTRFTKGQSTLKVAITVPRIDLGTEVLEGYPQPADYRLEFFDHVVDTSSTAYGAAAVPMKFLVQNLTANRPVEIIFLDNDADQSVSLFDEIFLVEPVDQSALRLTWSMLFTGTSSDRPPAPGDEFTFRTHKPLTTADVYEFYGRLTGVHEPELHHGPAALILFPNYPNPFNPATNIRYHLPQPALVRVSIHDLQGREVARLFEGWQSAGTHALSWLGSNAQGEPAGSGVFFCRISAGEQTMTRKLLLLR; from the coding sequence ATGTCAAAGCGAGCTGTAGTCGTCTTTATCCTGAGTGCCATTTTTGCCACGCGTTTGGTCGCGCAGGATGAAATTGCCGCGAAGTTCCAGCCGCGCCACCATCCTGCCGCGGACGGTGGTCTGCCTTACCGTTTGTTTGTCCCGGCCAATTACACGCCCACGCGCCTCTATCCGCTGGTGTTGGCCTTGCACGGTTCGGGCGAACGCGGCTCCGACAACTTCACGCAGGTTCGTTCCTATCGCCTGGCGACGGCGTGGGCCGATCCGATCAATCAAACCAAATATCCCTGCCTGGTGGTGGCCCCGCAATGCCCATTGAATCAGGGCTGGGATGATCACCTGATGACCCTCAGCAGCTTGCTCGATTCGCTGCAGCGGGAATTCAGCATCGACGCCAATCGCCTCTACGTCACCGGCTTGTCGATGGGAGGATTTGCCACGTGGGATTTGATCACGCTTTTCCCCAAGCGCTTCGCGGCTGCCATTCCGATGAGCGCCGGCGGCGATCCCGCGCGCGCCGCCACGATTGCCGCCGTGCCGATTTGGAATTTTCACGGCACGCGGGATGACGCCGTGCCGGTCAGCTTTTCGCGTGATATGATGACGGCGCTGCAACAGGCCGGACAAGAGGTGGTCTACACTCACTGCCGCGATCGCGATTGCACCGGACTGCCGGACAGTACGATCTCCCAACATGTGCGCAGTCATGCCAACCTGCTCTACACCGAATACGGCGAGGGCGGACACGTGATTTGGGATGAATCCTACGACTATTCCCATCTCTTCCCGTGGGTGTTTCAAAAATACCGCCAGACGCCCGGCGCCCTCCAGCTCACGAATCTGAAGCACGCCAGCCGCCGGCATGGCCTGGTTCCGGTGGAATGGCAGGCCGGCAATCCGGCTGACAGCGTGGAGATTTGGTTCAGCAGCAATGCCGGAGAAGACTGGGAGCTGATCGCCCGCGCCCTGCCGAATAACGGAATCTACCTTTGGAACACCGTGGAAGTGACCGACTGCGCGTTCGGTGTTCTCAAAATCTTCCTGCAAAACGATCGTGGCTTCATCTATAGCCAGGATCGCTCCGGTTATCTTACCATCGACAATCAAGGCAATGGCGCGCCCTTCGTTCGAATTCGCAATGACGAGTTTCGCTCCGGCGAGGTATTTGATCAGGAGCGCTTCACGCTCGCGCTGCTGCTGGGAGATGCCGAAGACAATCCGCTCACGGTCAACTTGTTTTACAGCACCGATGGCGGACAGGTCTTCAGCCAGTTTGACACGTTCACGGCAAGGATGGATACACTCAGCCAATCGCGCGCGATTGATCTCACCAGCCTGCCCAATTCGCCACAGGCGGTCATTCGTGTCGCAGCCGGCGACGGCCAGACCACGGCCTTCGCTCAAACCTTTCCCTTCGCGAAGTTGACACCGCGCGTCGGCGGGCCGGTGGCGACCCACGTGACAGGCAACAGCGGCGCCCGCGTGACGGTTCAGGTGGTTGCCCCGGAGCAATTGACCGGCCATCTCTATCGCGTCACCTTCGATACGCTTGCCGGCCGGAAGTTCTATCACGTCGTCGATCGTGACCGCCAGGTCACCGTGGTGGAGAAAGCGGGCGAGCTTGACGGCGCTTCCGAGGGGCCGCTGTTCGACGGCGTGCGGCTGGTGATCAAGGACTATCCGCGCGCCGAGGTCGATTTGGAGGGCACGCGCTTCACCAAAGGCCAATCCACGCTGAAAGTTGCCATCACCGTGCCGCGCATCGACTTGGGAACGGAAGTATTGGAGGGTTATCCCCAGCCGGCAGACTATCGCCTGGAATTCTTCGATCACGTGGTGGATACTTCCAGCACGGCCTACGGCGCGGCCGCGGTGCCCATGAAATTTCTGGTGCAGAATCTCACCGCCAACCGGCCGGTGGAAATTATCTTTCTGGATAACGACGCCGATCAATCTGTCTCTCTTTTTGACGAAATTTTTCTGGTCGAACCCGTCGACCAGAGCGCGCTCCGGCTGACTTGGTCGATGTTGTTCACCGGCACCAGCAGTGACCGCCCGCCGGCGCCGGGTGATGAATTCACTTTTCGCACGCACAAGCCGCTCACCACGGCGGACGTGTACGAGTTCTACGGCCGTCTCACCGGAGTGCACGAGCCTGAGCTGCATCACGGCCCGGCGGCGTTGATCCTGTTCCCCAATTATCCGAACCCCTTCAATCCGGCCACGAACATTCGCTATCATTTGCCGCAACCGGCACTGGTGCGGGTGAGCATTCATGACCTGCAGGGCCGTGAGGTCGCGCGCTTGTTCGAAGGCTGGCAATCCGCCGGCACGCACGCATTGTCGTGGTTGGGCAGCAACGCGCAGGGCGAGCCGGCCGGCAGCGGCGTGTTCTTCTGCCGAATCTCCGCCGGAGAGCAAACGATGACGCGCAAGCTCTTGTTGCTGCGTTGA